One Pontibacter deserti genomic region harbors:
- a CDS encoding RHS repeat domain-containing protein: MKTKLLLILGLLMFQKAYSQEISKEDILKHGIETITAVDTDGKQQIEFFNAKGEIVKAGKLEEDGTFSLNEEYRYNDSGHLDEVIRYNTAGRVHSTKKHHYNSQGQLIKAELLDGDEVDVTWTYTYDAVGNKIKELRESGTSGNSVTVYKYDSNLLLIQEDKSNDTIGKEENVNYKYNDKKQLIEKKTKDYFSGATITQTYEYNEEGKLKQLKDKSSNGVSMVINYTYDDKGLLISDTWKGSLSKEAYTTRYIFNKK; encoded by the coding sequence ATGAAAACAAAACTACTCTTAATTTTGGGCCTTTTAATGTTCCAAAAGGCTTATTCGCAAGAAATATCAAAGGAAGATATTCTCAAGCATGGCATTGAAACTATAACAGCTGTTGATACAGATGGTAAGCAGCAAATAGAATTCTTCAATGCGAAGGGTGAGATTGTTAAAGCAGGCAAACTAGAAGAAGATGGCACTTTTAGCCTTAATGAAGAATACCGATACAATGACTCAGGCCACCTAGATGAAGTCATCAGGTATAATACTGCAGGCAGAGTCCACTCAACAAAAAAACACCACTACAACTCACAGGGTCAATTGATAAAAGCTGAACTCTTAGATGGTGATGAAGTTGATGTCACTTGGACATACACATATGATGCAGTTGGAAATAAGATAAAAGAATTAAGAGAATCAGGTACCTCTGGCAATTCTGTCACAGTTTACAAATATGACAGCAACTTACTTTTGATTCAAGAAGATAAATCCAATGATACGATAGGAAAAGAAGAGAATGTTAACTACAAGTATAATGACAAAAAACAGCTGATTGAGAAGAAAACCAAGGACTACTTTAGCGGCGCTACCATAACACAGACTTACGAGTACAATGAGGAAGGTAAGTTAAAACAGCTAAAAGATAAGTCATCAAATGGTGTTTCAATGGTTATAAACTATACCTACGATGATAAAGGTCTTTTAATTAGTGACACATGGAAAGGTTCGCTTAGTAAGGAAGCTTACACTACTCGATATATATTTAACAAAAAGTAA
- a CDS encoding aspartate-semialdehyde dehydrogenase produces the protein MKVAVVGATGLVGGEILKVLAERDFPVTELLLVASEKSVGKQMEFKGKQIKIIGMQDAIAAAPQIAIFSAGGSTSTEWAPKFAEVGTVVVDNSSAWRMDPTKKLVVPEINAKELTKEDKIIANPNCSTIQMVVALNKLHEELKAKRIVVSTYQSVTGTGVKAVEQLMNERAGKEGEKAYPYTIDLNVLPHIDVFQDNGYTKEEMKMILETKKIMGDDSIRVTATAVRIPVMGGHSESVNVEFEKDFTLDEVYRLLGETEGVKVIDDVKNLQYPMPKDAHGKDEVLVGRVRLDETQPRTLNMWIVADNLRKGAATNAVQIAEYLVKHELV, from the coding sequence ATGAAAGTAGCAGTAGTAGGCGCCACCGGATTGGTAGGCGGCGAAATTTTGAAAGTACTGGCGGAGCGCGACTTCCCGGTAACGGAATTATTGTTGGTTGCTTCGGAGAAGTCTGTTGGTAAACAGATGGAGTTTAAGGGTAAACAGATAAAGATTATCGGGATGCAGGACGCGATTGCGGCTGCCCCGCAAATTGCCATTTTCTCGGCCGGCGGCAGCACCTCTACGGAGTGGGCTCCTAAGTTTGCCGAAGTTGGTACTGTTGTAGTTGACAACTCATCAGCCTGGCGTATGGACCCTACCAAAAAGCTGGTGGTACCGGAGATAAACGCGAAAGAACTGACCAAAGAAGATAAGATCATCGCTAACCCGAACTGCTCTACCATACAAATGGTGGTAGCCCTGAACAAACTGCACGAAGAGCTAAAGGCAAAGCGTATTGTGGTGAGCACTTACCAGTCGGTAACAGGTACGGGCGTGAAGGCGGTGGAGCAGCTGATGAACGAGCGCGCCGGCAAAGAAGGCGAAAAAGCTTACCCTTATACCATTGACCTGAACGTATTGCCGCACATCGATGTGTTCCAGGACAATGGCTATACCAAAGAGGAGATGAAGATGATCCTCGAAACGAAGAAGATCATGGGCGACGACTCAATCCGTGTAACTGCTACTGCGGTGCGTATACCTGTAATGGGCGGCCACTCAGAGTCGGTGAACGTGGAGTTTGAGAAGGATTTTACCTTGGATGAAGTATACCGTTTGCTAGGCGAGACTGAAGGCGTGAAGGTTATAGACGATGTAAAAAACCTGCAGTACCCGATGCCGAAGGACGCACATGGCAAGGACGAAGTTCTGGTAGGCCGCGTACGCTTAGATGAAACTCAGCCACGCACACTGAACATGTGGATCGTGGCGGATAACCTGCGCAAAGGCGCCGCTACCAATGCTGTGCAGATTGCCGAGTATCTGGTGAAGCACGAGCTGGTGTAG
- a CDS encoding lamin tail domain-containing protein → MKQTLLAILLLLPLWAYSQLQDNFSDGNFTQNPSWSGDAGSFIVNAANQLQSNGPAVTGTTLQLTTPSQAVTGTTWEFWANLKLATSSTNYTDIYLVADKEDLKAADVNGYFIRIGNTADEVSLYRKDAGKSAVIIINGQDQTVATTNNVVRVRVTRSINYEWELSIDVTGTGQNYTSQGTVTDATHKRSLYFGVLLKYTSANSKNFYFDDFKITETQPPALEELQTITTQELILRFNEPLQPQQALNTTNYTLNGSIKPTIAELTEAGTVRLVFSQNFRFGSNTLSINNLQDLYGNSLGRPIERSFTFVPPAVLPGYNELLITEIMADEAPEVGLPAQEYIELYNATTDKVLTLQGIRYSDATSTTTLSNVQLQPGEYAVVVPNTLVANFTQYGKVIGISNFPGLNNSGELLQLRQPNGKLIYAVNYSDTWYKDAAKREGGWSLEIIDITNPCAGAENWTVANDPKGGTPAQPNSVAATIPDQTPPTILSATAISATQVQLRFNERLDSTQAATRANYNISPDITIASVQVQGPLFTDVILTLAAPLQERQLYTLSASGITDCSGNLNSKPITITLALPSAPAPGDVVINEILFNPRPNGVDFVELVNRSDKYIDLRNWQLANTSGDTISNIRAITTANYVLAPSQYVVLTSNPENIKTNYPQANNNAFLKMTSLPSYPDDAGTVVVLQPDGKVADRFSYTSEMHFALLDDVNGVSLERIRLDRQSIASNFSSAATTVSATPGYKNSQSQRGIATEQDFNIAPQVFSPDGDGYDDFTTINYNTSQNGLTANITVFDAQGREVRKLIRNELLASNGFFRWDGLKEDGSKAAIGYYIFYIELFGLNGEKSIHKEKVVVGGRL, encoded by the coding sequence ATGAAACAAACTTTACTGGCTATACTTCTGCTACTTCCGCTCTGGGCCTACAGCCAGCTACAGGACAATTTTTCTGATGGTAACTTCACGCAAAACCCTTCTTGGTCAGGCGATGCCGGTAGTTTTATAGTTAACGCCGCCAACCAACTGCAAAGTAACGGGCCAGCTGTAACCGGAACAACACTTCAACTCACCACACCATCGCAGGCGGTAACAGGTACTACCTGGGAGTTTTGGGCAAACCTGAAACTGGCAACTTCCTCCACCAACTATACCGATATTTACCTGGTAGCCGACAAAGAAGACCTGAAAGCAGCAGACGTGAACGGGTACTTTATTCGCATTGGCAACACCGCCGATGAAGTGAGCCTGTACCGCAAAGATGCAGGTAAGTCAGCCGTGATAATCATTAACGGGCAAGACCAGACTGTTGCCACTACCAACAACGTAGTGCGCGTGCGGGTAACTAGAAGTATAAATTATGAATGGGAGCTAAGTATAGATGTTACGGGCACCGGGCAGAATTACACCAGCCAGGGAACAGTAACAGATGCTACCCATAAGCGCTCTTTATACTTTGGGGTGTTGCTAAAGTACACCTCTGCGAACAGTAAAAACTTCTACTTTGATGATTTTAAAATAACCGAAACCCAGCCGCCTGCACTGGAAGAGCTGCAAACTATAACCACACAGGAGCTTATACTTCGGTTTAACGAACCACTGCAACCACAACAGGCACTGAACACAACTAATTATACTTTAAACGGAAGTATAAAGCCAACCATAGCAGAACTGACAGAGGCAGGTACAGTTAGGCTGGTGTTCAGCCAGAACTTCAGGTTTGGGAGCAATACATTAAGTATAAACAATCTTCAGGACCTGTACGGAAACAGCTTGGGAAGGCCAATTGAGCGTAGTTTTACCTTTGTGCCACCGGCAGTGCTGCCCGGCTATAACGAACTGCTGATAACCGAAATTATGGCAGATGAAGCGCCTGAAGTTGGCTTGCCGGCACAGGAGTACATCGAACTTTACAATGCTACTACAGATAAGGTGCTTACGCTGCAGGGTATACGCTATTCCGATGCTACCTCTACCACTACATTGTCTAATGTGCAGCTGCAGCCAGGAGAGTATGCCGTGGTAGTGCCTAATACGCTGGTTGCAAATTTTACACAATATGGTAAAGTTATCGGCATCAGCAACTTCCCGGGGCTAAACAATAGTGGCGAACTATTGCAACTGCGCCAGCCCAACGGTAAGCTTATTTATGCGGTAAACTATAGCGATACGTGGTATAAAGATGCAGCCAAACGCGAAGGCGGCTGGAGCCTGGAGATAATAGACATAACGAACCCTTGTGCCGGTGCTGAGAACTGGACAGTAGCCAATGACCCCAAAGGTGGTACACCTGCACAGCCTAACTCCGTGGCCGCAACTATACCTGACCAAACGCCGCCAACTATACTTTCCGCGACAGCTATTTCAGCTACACAGGTACAACTCCGCTTTAACGAGCGCCTTGACAGCACACAAGCTGCAACTAGAGCCAACTATAACATCAGTCCAGATATAACTATAGCCAGCGTGCAGGTGCAGGGACCATTGTTTACTGACGTTATACTTACACTTGCTGCGCCACTGCAGGAGCGGCAACTTTATACTTTATCAGCCTCCGGTATAACAGACTGCTCCGGAAATTTAAACTCTAAACCGATAACTATAACTCTTGCATTACCCTCAGCGCCTGCTCCCGGCGATGTGGTGATCAATGAGATTTTGTTTAACCCACGGCCTAATGGGGTAGACTTTGTAGAACTGGTAAACCGCAGCGACAAGTACATCGACCTGAGAAACTGGCAACTGGCAAATACTTCCGGCGATACTATCAGTAACATCAGAGCCATTACTACAGCCAACTATGTACTAGCGCCAAGCCAATATGTAGTTCTAACTTCAAATCCGGAAAATATAAAGACCAATTATCCGCAAGCCAATAATAATGCTTTTCTGAAAATGACGAGCCTGCCCAGCTACCCCGATGATGCCGGAACAGTAGTAGTGCTGCAGCCAGATGGTAAAGTAGCCGACCGGTTTAGCTATACTTCGGAGATGCATTTTGCGCTGCTGGATGATGTAAATGGCGTGTCGCTGGAGCGTATCAGGCTGGATAGGCAAAGTATAGCCAGCAATTTTAGTTCCGCTGCCACTACTGTATCTGCTACACCAGGGTACAAAAATTCACAGTCGCAGCGAGGGATAGCAACGGAGCAGGATTTTAATATAGCACCTCAGGTTTTCTCACCAGACGGAGATGGCTACGACGATTTTACCACTATTAACTATAACACCAGCCAGAACGGGTTAACAGCTAACATAACCGTGTTTGATGCGCAGGGCAGAGAAGTACGCAAACTGATCCGGAATGAGCTACTGGCCAGCAACGGCTTCTTCCGCTGGGATGGCCTGAAAGAAGATGGCTCAAAAGCCGCTATCGGGTATTACATTTTCTACATCGAGCTATTCGGGCTAAACGGCGAGAAAAGCATCCACAAAGAGAAAGTAGTAGTGGGCGGCAGACTGTAA
- a CDS encoding sulfite exporter TauE/SafE family protein, protein MDNIFYLCLFAFMAGFIDSVVGGGGLIQLPALLVFLPNMPLPVAFGTGKFAGIAGTTAAMVKYVRSVKINYWAILPAAGAAFIFSFLGARALSHLDASLLKPLILVLLVLVAVYTFIKKDFGSLHAPKLTDAKEKLYGLLIGAAIGFYDGFFGPGTGSFLIFIFIGLFGFNFLAASAAAKVVNVATNLSALLYFAYKGYIYYEAAIPMAICSIIGSQLGTRTALKRGVGFVRVLFLIVVTGIIIKFAYDTYGSGGSDFKKLSAAVQEWVGLKS, encoded by the coding sequence GTGGATAATATTTTTTACCTGTGCCTGTTTGCGTTTATGGCAGGCTTTATTGATTCGGTTGTAGGTGGTGGCGGACTTATTCAGTTGCCGGCTTTGCTGGTGTTTCTGCCAAATATGCCGTTGCCAGTAGCTTTTGGTACAGGTAAGTTTGCCGGCATTGCAGGTACCACAGCAGCCATGGTTAAGTATGTGCGCAGTGTCAAAATTAATTATTGGGCTATACTTCCGGCGGCGGGGGCAGCTTTTATATTTTCATTTTTAGGAGCCCGCGCCCTCAGTCACCTCGATGCAAGTTTGCTAAAGCCGCTTATACTTGTGCTGTTGGTTCTGGTAGCGGTTTATACCTTCATCAAAAAAGATTTTGGGTCATTACACGCCCCAAAGCTCACCGATGCCAAAGAGAAGCTATATGGCCTTCTTATTGGTGCTGCAATAGGTTTTTACGACGGCTTTTTCGGCCCTGGCACCGGCAGCTTCCTCATCTTTATCTTTATTGGGCTCTTCGGGTTTAACTTCCTGGCGGCATCAGCGGCGGCAAAAGTTGTTAATGTGGCTACCAACCTGTCGGCGTTGCTATACTTTGCTTACAAAGGCTATATCTATTACGAAGCGGCTATACCTATGGCGATTTGTAGCATTATTGGGTCGCAGTTAGGTACCCGTACTGCCCTGAAGCGTGGAGTAGGCTTTGTTCGTGTTCTTTTCCTGATCGTGGTAACTGGCATCATCATCAAATTTGCTTACGATACCTATGGCTCCGGCGGCTCCGATTTTAAAAAGCTAAGTGCTGCGGTGCAGGAGTGGGTTGGTCTCAAGAGCTAA
- a CDS encoding TolC family protein, with amino-acid sequence MYKINHIKSLTLLLLLFIPALVFGQEQKVLTLQEFHQIILQHHPVASQAALLSEQARQELRIARGTLDPVIASKVYRKEFGGKEYYNLWNNTLYVPLWFGPELKAGFEKNQGQYLNPENTTPPDGLSSVGISVPLGQGLFIDERRATIRQARLMQDIAEAERVKLINKLLLQATKDYWDWLFYYQQVQLYQESVGLADFRLKAVKARAQEGDLAAIDTVEALTEVQTRQVLLQEALLGYNNSRLMVATHLWAENETPLELQEKTTPAAAGSEVATLSATDLKQLLETARTNHPDLRKLTLKGEQLQIEQRFAADKLKPKLNVEYNLLQSDFYMRPEMWDNQFVSDNYKLGLSFSLPLFLRQERGKLQLTKAKQQTNALEQIQASREIENNVLAAYNEWLALEEQIRLQQQMVENANILRNGEVTRFENGESSLFLVNSRELKLLEAQVKLYNLQAKYAKARTFLYWSAGSIEAE; translated from the coding sequence ATGTATAAGATCAACCATATCAAAAGCCTCACTCTGCTGCTTCTGCTTTTTATACCTGCTTTAGTATTTGGGCAGGAACAGAAAGTGCTTACACTGCAGGAGTTTCACCAGATCATACTACAGCACCACCCGGTGGCGTCTCAGGCGGCTTTGCTTTCGGAGCAGGCCCGGCAGGAGCTGCGTATTGCCCGCGGCACTTTAGATCCGGTTATCGCCAGTAAAGTATACCGAAAGGAGTTTGGCGGCAAAGAATACTATAACCTCTGGAACAACACCCTGTACGTGCCCCTCTGGTTTGGTCCTGAGCTAAAAGCTGGTTTCGAGAAGAACCAGGGCCAATACCTAAACCCGGAAAACACCACTCCTCCCGATGGGCTAAGCTCGGTAGGTATATCGGTGCCGCTTGGGCAGGGTTTATTTATAGATGAACGCCGTGCTACTATACGGCAGGCCCGCCTGATGCAGGATATTGCCGAAGCAGAACGTGTAAAGCTTATCAACAAACTGCTGTTGCAGGCTACCAAAGATTACTGGGACTGGCTTTTCTATTACCAGCAGGTGCAGCTATACCAGGAATCGGTGGGGCTGGCCGACTTCAGGCTGAAGGCAGTAAAAGCGCGCGCGCAGGAGGGCGACCTGGCTGCTATTGATACTGTAGAGGCCCTTACGGAAGTACAAACCCGGCAGGTGCTGCTGCAGGAGGCTCTTTTAGGTTACAACAACTCCCGCCTGATGGTGGCCACGCACCTGTGGGCTGAGAATGAAACCCCGCTCGAGTTACAGGAAAAAACGACACCCGCCGCAGCAGGCAGCGAGGTGGCAACTCTATCCGCAACAGACCTGAAACAGTTACTGGAAACAGCCAGAACTAACCACCCAGACCTGCGCAAACTGACCCTGAAGGGCGAGCAGCTGCAAATAGAGCAACGCTTTGCCGCTGATAAGCTGAAGCCCAAACTGAATGTAGAGTATAACCTGCTGCAAAGTGATTTTTACATGAGGCCGGAAATGTGGGATAACCAGTTCGTGAGCGATAACTATAAGCTGGGCCTTAGCTTCAGCCTCCCACTTTTTCTGCGGCAGGAACGAGGCAAGCTACAGCTGACAAAAGCCAAACAACAAACCAATGCCCTGGAGCAGATACAAGCCTCAAGAGAAATAGAGAACAACGTGCTGGCTGCCTACAACGAATGGCTTGCCCTGGAAGAGCAGATACGCCTGCAGCAGCAAATGGTAGAAAATGCCAACATCCTCCGCAACGGCGAAGTTACCCGCTTCGAAAACGGCGAAAGCTCTTTATTCCTGGTGAACTCACGCGAACTGAAACTGCTGGAGGCGCAGGTTAAACTATACAACCTACAGGCAAAGTATGCCAAAGCCCGCACCTTTCTTTACTGGTCGGCAGGAAGTATAGAGGCGGAATAA
- a CDS encoding HlyD family secretion protein, producing the protein MAPEPKVFDDTDKQQLEVMSEVQTPHLGRTLSYWIGGIFLMLILSLFLPWTQNIRSQGTLTALRPQDRPQTVEATIAGRIEEWHVLEGAFVKKGDTIASLSEVKEKYMDPNLLTRLGEQVNAKEDAVEANKAKEQAMQEQIKALREGLVFSLQKGRNKVTQNRLKLQSDSMDVVAQRTELTIAQSQFGRQENLYKQGLKSLTELEQRRLKLQEAQAKLLSLENKYNATRAELQNARTELNSLQAEYGDKIAKAEAELSATRSYIYTAQADVAKLQNEYSSTQIRSQYYQIVAPQDGYVVQTLKAGIGETIKEGEPLATIMPRNPQLAAELYIDALDLPLIKPGDEVRLQFEGWPTIVFSGWPGASFGTFGGKVAVIDNTGVNSKYRMLVVPDPEEEPWPDPLRVGSGVYGWAMLSTVPVWYELWRQLNNFPPDYTSTTGSKDATKPSEKK; encoded by the coding sequence ATGGCACCTGAACCAAAAGTATTTGACGATACAGATAAGCAGCAGCTCGAGGTGATGTCGGAGGTGCAGACGCCACACCTGGGCCGCACGCTCAGCTATTGGATTGGTGGTATCTTTCTTATGCTGATCCTGTCGCTCTTCCTGCCCTGGACGCAGAACATCCGCTCGCAAGGCACCCTTACCGCACTAAGGCCACAGGACAGACCCCAGACCGTAGAGGCAACTATAGCCGGCCGAATTGAAGAGTGGCACGTACTGGAAGGCGCTTTTGTAAAGAAAGGCGACACCATTGCCAGCCTATCCGAGGTAAAAGAAAAGTACATGGACCCGAACCTGCTTACGCGCCTGGGAGAGCAGGTAAATGCCAAAGAGGATGCCGTAGAAGCTAATAAAGCCAAAGAACAGGCCATGCAGGAGCAGATAAAAGCTTTGCGCGAGGGCCTTGTGTTCAGTTTGCAAAAAGGACGTAACAAAGTAACCCAGAACCGCCTGAAACTCCAGAGCGACAGCATGGATGTGGTGGCACAGCGTACTGAGCTAACCATTGCGCAATCGCAGTTCGGGCGCCAGGAAAACCTGTACAAGCAAGGGCTTAAATCGTTGACAGAGCTGGAGCAACGCCGCCTTAAACTACAGGAGGCCCAGGCAAAACTGCTTTCGCTGGAAAACAAGTATAACGCCACCCGCGCCGAGCTGCAGAACGCCCGCACCGAACTGAACTCGTTGCAGGCGGAGTACGGAGATAAAATTGCCAAGGCAGAGGCCGAGCTCAGCGCTACCCGTTCCTACATTTACACTGCCCAGGCCGATGTTGCCAAATTGCAGAATGAGTACAGCAGCACACAGATCAGAAGCCAGTATTACCAGATAGTGGCCCCGCAGGATGGCTATGTGGTCCAGACGTTGAAAGCAGGTATAGGCGAAACTATAAAAGAAGGCGAACCCCTGGCTACCATTATGCCGCGCAACCCGCAGCTGGCTGCCGAACTTTATATTGACGCCCTTGACCTGCCCCTTATAAAACCCGGAGACGAGGTGCGCCTGCAGTTTGAAGGCTGGCCTACCATTGTTTTTTCTGGTTGGCCCGGCGCAAGCTTCGGTACTTTTGGCGGCAAGGTAGCTGTAATAGATAATACCGGGGTCAACAGTAAGTACCGTATGCTGGTAGTGCCAGATCCGGAAGAAGAGCCCTGGCCTGATCCGCTACGGGTGGGCTCCGGCGTATATGGCTGGGCTATGTTGAGCACAGTGCCTGTCTGGTACGAACTATGGCGCCAGCTCAACAACTTCCCGCCAGATTATACTTCCACAACGGGCTCAAAGGACGCTACAAAACCCTCTGAAAAGAAGTAA
- a CDS encoding peptidase domain-containing ABC transporter yields MSTKTKKYTPMQRFLQLLSIERREIMYLYVYAIAAGLITLVIPLGIQSIIGFVSSGQVSVSVVVLISLIVLALLIVGGLQVMQLWLVEFIQQRLFVRTASEFAYRVPRFQPEALQNYYPPELMNRFFDVVTLQKGLAKILVDFSTAVIQIVFGIILLSFYHPYFIFLGLILVLVLVVIIWLTGDKGIDTSIKESKYKYKLVAWLEEMARSLSTFKLVGHTNLPMERTNNYVKSYLEVRREHFKVLMTQYFSFVGFKTFITGGLLVLGCILVVQQEINIGQFVASEIIIILIMSAVEKIMIKLDTVYDVMTSLDKIGQVTDLPTEEMEGIKLSELPINGGLSLQAKNLSYKFRDSRNVALQNINFTIQPSEHVCLAGFNNSGKTTLINILLGLLPSYKGGLTFNGISLHDLHKGNLRSLIGDNISKEQVFDGTLLDNITLGCELPMSDILWAIEEAGLTGFVHSLPDGLHAYLTGGSLHLPASVSRKIVMARSLVQRPKLLIIDNYWAGMAKNEKEEFLHLLTSPQFTWTIIIVSNDREVMQLCDRVLVLQDGYLAANGSYEEIKHLNVLQELTQVTA; encoded by the coding sequence ATGAGCACCAAAACCAAAAAGTATACTCCTATGCAACGTTTCCTGCAGCTGCTCTCCATAGAGCGCCGGGAAATTATGTACCTATATGTGTATGCCATTGCCGCAGGTCTGATCACGCTGGTAATTCCGCTGGGTATACAAAGTATAATCGGCTTCGTGTCGAGCGGACAGGTATCGGTTTCGGTGGTGGTACTGATAAGCCTGATCGTGCTGGCCCTGCTTATTGTTGGCGGTTTGCAGGTGATGCAGTTGTGGCTGGTAGAGTTTATTCAGCAGCGCCTGTTTGTTCGTACGGCCTCTGAGTTTGCTTACCGCGTGCCACGTTTTCAGCCGGAGGCACTGCAGAATTACTACCCGCCGGAGCTCATGAACCGCTTTTTTGATGTGGTAACGCTGCAGAAAGGACTCGCCAAAATACTGGTAGATTTTTCCACGGCAGTTATACAGATCGTTTTCGGAATTATCCTGCTCTCTTTTTACCACCCTTATTTTATCTTTTTGGGGCTGATATTGGTGCTGGTGCTGGTGGTTATTATCTGGCTTACCGGCGATAAAGGCATTGATACAAGTATAAAAGAATCGAAGTACAAGTATAAGCTGGTGGCATGGCTCGAGGAGATGGCCCGCTCGCTGAGCACTTTTAAACTGGTTGGCCACACCAACCTGCCTATGGAGCGCACCAACAACTATGTAAAAAGCTACCTGGAGGTGCGCCGCGAGCATTTTAAAGTACTAATGACGCAATACTTCAGCTTTGTTGGCTTCAAAACATTTATCACAGGTGGCTTGCTGGTGCTGGGGTGTATTCTGGTAGTGCAGCAGGAAATTAACATCGGCCAGTTCGTGGCTTCTGAAATCATCATCATTCTGATCATGAGCGCAGTAGAAAAGATCATGATCAAGCTGGACACGGTGTACGATGTGATGACGAGCCTCGACAAGATTGGCCAGGTTACAGATCTGCCTACCGAAGAAATGGAAGGTATAAAGTTGAGCGAGCTTCCGATAAACGGCGGGCTGAGCCTGCAGGCAAAGAACCTTAGCTATAAATTCCGTGACTCCAGAAATGTAGCGCTGCAGAACATCAATTTTACTATTCAACCATCCGAGCACGTGTGCCTTGCAGGATTTAACAATTCGGGCAAAACCACGCTTATCAACATTCTGCTTGGTTTGCTGCCATCTTACAAAGGCGGCCTGACCTTCAATGGCATTTCGCTGCACGACCTGCACAAGGGTAACCTCCGCAGCCTTATCGGCGACAATATCTCAAAAGAACAGGTATTTGACGGTACCCTACTGGATAACATCACCTTAGGGTGCGAACTACCCATGAGCGATATACTTTGGGCTATTGAGGAAGCCGGGCTTACAGGGTTCGTGCACTCGCTACCCGATGGGCTGCACGCTTACCTGACCGGAGGCAGTCTTCACCTGCCGGCCAGTGTATCGCGCAAAATAGTGATGGCCCGCAGCCTGGTGCAGCGCCCTAAACTTCTCATCATCGACAACTACTGGGCCGGCATGGCTAAAAATGAGAAAGAAGAATTCCTGCACCTGCTTACCAGTCCGCAGTTTACCTGGACCATCATCATAGTATCGAACGACAGGGAGGTAATGCAGCTCTGCGACCGCGTACTGGTGCTACAGGATGGCTATCTGGCAGCTAACGGCAGCTATGAAGAGATAAAGCACCTTAATGTTTTACAGGAACTAACCCAAGTAACAGCGTAA
- a CDS encoding TetR/AcrR family transcriptional regulator, with protein MQLHLNHQSYLREPESTELGRKIISESIKLINELGFENFTFKKLAREIGSTEASVYRYFENKHKLLVYLVSWYWAWVDYRVTFETNNIADPRECLNRALSVISRSNKNDPATPHIDEAALHRIVVAEASKVYLTKAVDADNKEGYFMEYKRLCRHIADMVLALAPDYPYPHALVSTILEAAHQQVFFAQHLPSLTDIQRHGQPEAETSAFLQHLIFSAINTPLQQQV; from the coding sequence GTGCAGCTGCATCTCAACCACCAGTCGTACCTGCGCGAGCCGGAGAGCACCGAACTGGGTCGTAAGATCATTTCAGAAAGTATAAAGCTTATAAATGAGCTGGGGTTCGAGAATTTCACTTTTAAAAAGCTGGCCAGAGAGATCGGCTCAACAGAGGCGTCGGTTTACCGCTACTTCGAGAACAAGCACAAGCTGCTGGTATACCTGGTGTCGTGGTACTGGGCCTGGGTAGATTACCGTGTTACCTTCGAGACAAACAACATCGCAGACCCGCGTGAGTGCCTGAACCGGGCATTATCGGTTATCAGCAGATCAAACAAAAACGATCCGGCCACCCCGCACATAGACGAAGCTGCACTGCACCGCATTGTAGTTGCCGAGGCCTCTAAAGTATACCTGACAAAAGCCGTAGACGCCGACAACAAAGAAGGTTATTTTATGGAGTACAAGCGCCTCTGCAGGCATATTGCCGATATGGTGCTGGCGCTGGCACCCGATTACCCTTACCCGCACGCACTCGTAAGCACTATACTGGAGGCAGCTCACCAGCAGGTATTTTTTGCCCAGCACCTGCCCTCCCTTACCGACATACAGCGGCACGGACAACCCGAGGCAGAAACATCCGCTTTTCTGCAGCACCTGATCTTTTCGGCCATAAACACACCCTTACAGCAGCAAGTATGA